A single genomic interval of Deltaproteobacteria bacterium harbors:
- a CDS encoding acyl-CoA/acyl-ACP dehydrogenase, giving the protein MSYLDLNINLTDEQMALKENIHRFAKEVLRPASIELDALATPDEVLKSETFRRVFRQAYELGYHTVLVTDGYGGLGLEPLEVHIALEEMGWGSAGWTVGIGVSCFPAFMGGVLPEPRVIDEIIVPFCECKDASIIGCWGITEPDHGSDMLMGGTSYFNDPACSGRVRARRDGDEWVISGQKAAWVSNGTIATHALVYLNIEPDKGPAGGGIAIVPLNSPGVSKGKPLNKMGQRDLNQGEIFFEEVRIPAEFMLSDPESYPAMLDITMATANAAMGAIFTGVARSAYELALDYAKERIQGGRPIFQHQAVQQKLFHMFTKVESARQLSRAALIYNYNTTPPATQYSIASKVYCTNAAFEVASEAIQLFGGNGLSKEYPIEKIFRDARAAMIEDGSNDILAITAGAML; this is encoded by the coding sequence ATGAGCTACCTGGATTTAAATATAAATTTGACTGATGAGCAGATGGCCTTGAAAGAAAACATTCACCGTTTTGCCAAGGAGGTCCTACGTCCGGCCAGCATCGAATTGGATGCCTTGGCCACGCCCGATGAAGTCCTTAAATCCGAGACCTTTAGGCGGGTCTTTCGCCAGGCCTACGAATTGGGCTATCACACCGTATTAGTGACCGACGGTTATGGGGGCCTCGGACTGGAACCTCTGGAAGTACACATCGCCCTGGAAGAGATGGGCTGGGGTTCGGCCGGCTGGACCGTCGGTATCGGCGTGTCCTGTTTTCCGGCCTTCATGGGCGGTGTGCTGCCCGAACCCCGGGTCATCGATGAAATCATCGTCCCTTTTTGTGAATGTAAGGACGCCTCGATCATCGGCTGCTGGGGGATCACCGAGCCGGACCACGGATCGGATATGCTGATGGGCGGCACGAGCTATTTCAATGATCCGGCCTGCTCCGGCCGGGTCCGGGCCAGAAGGGATGGGGATGAATGGGTGATCAGCGGTCAGAAGGCGGCCTGGGTCTCCAATGGGACCATTGCCACCCACGCCCTGGTTTATCTGAATATCGAACCGGATAAAGGGCCGGCCGGAGGGGGTATTGCCATCGTGCCCTTGAATTCCCCTGGGGTCAGTAAGGGCAAACCCTTAAATAAAATGGGCCAGCGGGACCTCAACCAGGGAGAGATCTTCTTCGAGGAAGTCCGTATTCCGGCGGAGTTTATGCTCTCCGATCCGGAAAGCTACCCGGCCATGCTGGACATCACCATGGCTACGGCCAATGCCGCCATGGGGGCTATTTTTACCGGTGTGGCCCGTTCGGCCTATGAACTGGCCCTGGATTACGCCAAAGAGCGCATCCAGGGTGGCCGGCCGATCTTTCAACATCAGGCGGTTCAACAGAAACTATTCCATATGTTCACCAAGGTGGAATCGGCCCGTCAGTTAAGCCGGGCGGCTTTGATCTATAATTACAATACGACCCCTCCGGCCACCCAGTATTCCATAGCCTCCAAGGTCTACTGCACCAATGCGGCCTTTGAAGTGGCCTCCGAGGCCATACAGCTCTTTGGAGGAAACGGCCTGAGCAAGGAATACCCGATAGAAAAAATCTTCCGCGATGCCCGGGCGGCCATGATCGAAGACGGCTCCAATGATATTTTGGCCATTACGGCCGGGGCGATGCTTTAA
- a CDS encoding MoxR family ATPase: METVMIDGVTLYMSHPDDLPLDWVGQRDLIDQVLAAWLVVEEKDLPLNPRLIGKPGVGKTTLAYAAARRLGREVYFYQATMDTRPEDLIVTPVIADQGKIHYMASSLVTAMIRGGVLILDEGNRMSEKSWASLAPLLDNRRYVESVVTGIKIPAHPEFRFCATMNDDASTFELPEYIHSRLQPQIFIDFPEPEEEHLILKRNLPFASEDILKYVVQFLQTAHQAHERYTVRDGINISRYALKLLAGKKALRYSPSDEQKLVSLRLSVEMILGEKALVYFPY; this comes from the coding sequence ATGGAAACCGTAATGATTGATGGGGTCACCCTTTATATGAGTCACCCGGACGACCTGCCCCTGGATTGGGTGGGTCAGCGGGACCTGATCGACCAGGTCCTGGCGGCCTGGCTGGTGGTAGAAGAAAAAGACCTGCCCTTGAACCCCCGCTTGATCGGGAAACCCGGAGTCGGCAAAACCACTCTGGCCTATGCGGCGGCCCGGAGGTTGGGGCGGGAGGTCTATTTCTATCAGGCCACCATGGATACCCGGCCGGAAGACCTGATTGTCACCCCGGTGATTGCCGACCAGGGGAAGATCCATTATATGGCCAGCTCCCTGGTGACCGCCATGATCCGCGGCGGGGTCCTGATCCTCGATGAAGGCAACCGGATGAGCGAAAAGAGCTGGGCCTCTCTGGCCCCTTTACTCGACAACCGCCGTTACGTGGAGTCGGTAGTGACCGGCATCAAGATCCCGGCCCATCCGGAATTCCGTTTCTGTGCCACCATGAACGATGATGCCAGCACCTTTGAACTGCCGGAGTATATCCATTCCCGGCTCCAGCCCCAGATTTTTATTGATTTCCCTGAACCGGAAGAAGAACACCTGATCCTGAAACGAAACCTCCCCTTTGCATCGGAAGATATTCTCAAATATGTGGTCCAATTTTTACAAACGGCCCATCAAGCCCACGAACGCTATACCGTCCGTGACGGGATCAACATCAGCCGCTATGCTTTGAAGCTTTTGGCAGGTAAAAAGGCCCTCAGATACTCCCCCTCAGATGAACAAAAACTCGTTTCCCTGCGCCTGTCCGTTGAAATGATCCTGGGAGAAAAGGCCCTGGTTTATTTTCCTTATTAA
- a CDS encoding AMP-binding protein, giving the protein MSKAHLNPVIPGHLLEIKAEDNPDKEVFIFEKGDRGEDRLTYKDLYVKSNRFAAYLKSLGIGKGDTYAIFSRNHPEFVYSMLGGTYSGAIAVPIDPRSKGDKLVHFLKDSRTKLVITTGDLLPVLEEIRNQVPEVREVAVAWREELGISPFGNYTSLSQILDQASPIVENEIFDVKHPMEIIYTSGTTGTPKGVIIKMNRTGAILIMTRLVWKYTPRDILYTGLSLTHGNAQAVTMIPALALGIKAVISPRFTKSRIWAICRKYGCTTFSLLGGMMSAIYNEPSKPDDADNPVKMVVSAGTPRAIWEAFERRFDLKILEWYGAVEGGFAYKPIDQGPIGSFGKTLPGVMELKVVDEQGGELGPNQVGELLVRMIKGKTEVNYLGLKEESEEKTRGGWLHTGDMVHKDEKGWYFFDYRKGTALRRAGDFIQPDLVEKVIGEHPDVSEVCVYGIPAASGSPGESDLVAAVSPFEGRTIDPTDIFKACFKGLEANAVPSYLQVVADIPKTISEKAMDRILREEFDPQAPNVYRVEDYK; this is encoded by the coding sequence ATGTCCAAAGCCCATCTGAATCCGGTCATCCCCGGACACTTATTGGAAATCAAGGCCGAAGATAATCCGGATAAGGAGGTCTTCATTTTTGAAAAAGGGGACCGTGGGGAGGATCGCCTGACGTATAAAGATCTTTATGTAAAATCCAATCGTTTTGCCGCCTATCTAAAATCCCTGGGAATCGGGAAAGGGGATACCTATGCCATCTTCTCCCGCAACCATCCGGAGTTTGTCTATAGTATGCTCGGCGGCACCTATTCAGGGGCTATTGCCGTTCCGATTGATCCCCGCTCCAAAGGAGACAAACTGGTCCATTTCCTTAAAGACAGCCGGACCAAGTTGGTCATTACGACCGGGGATCTCCTGCCGGTCCTGGAAGAAATCAGAAATCAGGTGCCCGAAGTGCGGGAAGTGGCCGTGGCCTGGCGGGAGGAGTTAGGGATCAGCCCTTTCGGGAATTACACCTCTTTAAGCCAAATCCTGGACCAGGCCTCACCCATTGTGGAAAATGAAATCTTTGATGTCAAACACCCCATGGAGATCATTTATACCAGCGGCACTACCGGCACCCCCAAGGGGGTGATCATCAAGATGAACCGCACCGGTGCCATCCTGATCATGACCCGTCTCGTCTGGAAATATACCCCCAGGGATATCCTTTATACCGGGCTCTCCCTGACCCATGGGAATGCCCAGGCCGTGACCATGATTCCGGCCCTGGCCCTGGGGATCAAGGCCGTGATCAGCCCGCGCTTTACCAAAAGCCGGATCTGGGCCATCTGCCGCAAATACGGCTGTACCACCTTTTCCTTATTGGGGGGCATGATGTCCGCCATTTACAACGAGCCGTCCAAGCCTGACGATGCCGACAATCCGGTTAAGATGGTTGTTTCCGCCGGCACACCCCGGGCCATCTGGGAGGCCTTTGAGAGACGGTTCGACCTCAAGATCCTGGAGTGGTACGGGGCGGTTGAAGGCGGATTTGCCTACAAACCGATTGATCAAGGCCCCATCGGTTCCTTTGGTAAAACCCTGCCGGGGGTTATGGAACTGAAGGTAGTCGATGAACAGGGCGGTGAACTCGGCCCGAACCAGGTCGGAGAGCTCCTGGTCCGCATGATAAAAGGAAAAACCGAGGTCAATTATCTGGGTCTTAAAGAAGAGTCGGAGGAAAAGACCAGGGGCGGCTGGCTCCATACCGGGGATATGGTCCACAAAGATGAAAAAGGCTGGTATTTTTTCGATTATCGAAAAGGTACGGCCCTGCGCCGGGCCGGCGACTTTATCCAGCCCGACCTGGTGGAAAAGGTCATCGGCGAACATCCGGATGTTTCCGAGGTTTGTGTCTACGGGATTCCGGCCGCCTCCGGGTCCCCGGGAGAATCGGACCTGGTGGCGGCCGTAAGCCCTTTTGAGGGACGAACCATAGATCCGACTGATATCTTTAAGGCCTGTTTTAAAGGTCTGGAGGCCAATGCCGTGCCTTCTTATCTGCAGGTGGTCGCGGATATTCCTAAAACCATATCCGAAAAGGCCATGGACCGGATTCTAAGGGAGGAATTCGATCCCCAAGCCCCGAACGTTTATCGGGTCGAGGATTATAAATAA
- a CDS encoding nucleotidyltransferase domain-containing protein, whose amino-acid sequence MKNKESLDLLKNVLQDLRREGKILIALLYGSYHRGDSHARSDIDLAIYLTPQDESQQIEIVDKILMSMEAEISILRLDEEDESPFVVQEALKGEHLVEPDMETLYALNHKILHECEGIRNRREISIGPN is encoded by the coding sequence ATGAAGAATAAGGAATCACTGGATCTGCTCAAGAATGTTCTGCAAGATTTGCGGAGGGAGGGAAAAATCCTGATAGCGCTCCTTTATGGCTCCTATCATCGAGGGGACAGCCACGCCCGTTCGGATATTGACCTTGCGATTTACCTGACTCCGCAGGATGAAAGCCAACAGATAGAAATTGTGGATAAAATTTTGATGTCCATGGAAGCAGAAATTTCTATCCTGCGGCTGGATGAGGAAGATGAATCCCCTTTTGTGGTTCAGGAAGCCCTAAAAGGGGAACACCTGGTAGAACCGGATATGGAGACCCTTTATGCACTCAACCATAAGATCCTCCATGAATGTGAGGGGATAAGAAATAGAAGGGAGATTTCCATTGGACCGAATTGA
- a CDS encoding TetR/AcrR family transcriptional regulator — MSSPPPKTRMGSSERRQHLIDVSIELFARRSYATVTTAQIAEKAGVSEAIIYRHFKSKKALFLACFQEGIADYLIGRYRKLWVTLKDDPRGYLRAVGLEYFRFVVERPMQARFLALTLTASYDADISRALHDFLEINVKTVAQVCKRIFKDSPPSPPIHPRRAAWLFVGHYYTMVVLKELFPKDAGVKTVKEMIDFSLRP, encoded by the coding sequence ATGTCCAGCCCGCCCCCCAAAACCCGGATGGGTTCCTCGGAGCGCCGTCAGCATTTAATCGATGTTTCCATCGAACTGTTTGCCCGGCGGTCCTATGCCACGGTGACCACCGCCCAGATCGCCGAAAAAGCCGGGGTTTCCGAGGCCATCATCTACCGTCATTTCAAAAGCAAAAAAGCCCTTTTTCTGGCCTGCTTCCAGGAAGGGATCGCCGACTATCTGATCGGGCGATATCGAAAACTCTGGGTCACATTAAAAGACGATCCCAGGGGTTATCTGAGGGCCGTGGGGCTGGAGTATTTTCGGTTTGTCGTCGAACGCCCCATGCAAGCCCGCTTCCTGGCCCTGACGCTGACGGCCTCCTACGACGCCGATATCTCTCGGGCCCTGCACGATTTTCTGGAGATCAATGTCAAAACCGTAGCCCAGGTCTGTAAGCGGATCTTCAAAGACAGCCCACCCTCCCCCCCCATCCATCCCCGCCGGGCGGCCTGGCTGTTTGTGGGACATTATTACACCATGGTGGTCCTGAAAGAACTTTTCCCAAAAGATGCCGGAGTCAAGACCGTCAAAGAGATGATCGATTTTTCTTTGCGTCCTTAA
- a CDS encoding thiolase family protein produces the protein MNNVYIIGVGMIRFGKYPDETVRTMAEKAVNLALEDAGLQKKDLQSAYFSNTFWGMFDNQHSIRGQVVLRGMGIDKIPVVNVENACAGASTALHLAYTGIKAGMFDVALAVGSEKITSPDKAKSLSAYAYCMDVENLARHIGMIMQVGHSFKLDLPEGEAAPGEGKSIFMDAYAMGARWHMARFGSTQKQLAAICSKNHFHGSLNPMAQYQIPMTVKEILADKSIAYPLTRAMCAPVGDGAAAAIVCSENFLKKLSVPWAIKIRASVLGQGSDRDLDGTDIGERLSKEAYAAAGVGPEAIDLAEVHDATAYGELHQTEVMGFCPAGQGGPFAESGDTTLGGSKPINTSGGLECRGHPIGASGLAQIYELVEQLRGRAGKRQVDKARIALAENGGGNIGVEEAAMCIHILEKV, from the coding sequence ATGAATAATGTTTATATCATCGGTGTGGGGATGATCCGCTTCGGGAAATATCCCGATGAAACGGTCCGCACCATGGCCGAGAAGGCCGTCAACCTGGCCCTGGAAGACGCCGGCCTTCAAAAAAAGGATTTGCAATCGGCTTATTTTTCAAACACCTTCTGGGGCATGTTTGACAACCAGCACTCCATCCGGGGTCAAGTGGTCTTAAGGGGCATGGGGATTGACAAGATCCCGGTGGTCAATGTGGAAAACGCCTGTGCCGGGGCCTCAACGGCCCTGCACCTGGCTTATACGGGCATCAAGGCCGGGATGTTCGATGTGGCTCTGGCCGTAGGTTCGGAAAAGATTACCAGCCCGGACAAGGCCAAATCCTTGAGCGCCTATGCCTACTGCATGGATGTGGAAAACCTGGCCCGGCACATCGGCATGATCATGCAGGTAGGCCATTCTTTTAAGCTCGATCTGCCCGAGGGGGAGGCCGCTCCCGGGGAAGGCAAAAGCATCTTCATGGATGCCTATGCCATGGGGGCCCGCTGGCACATGGCCCGCTTTGGTTCCACTCAGAAACAACTGGCCGCCATTTGTTCCAAAAACCATTTTCATGGTTCCCTCAATCCCATGGCCCAATATCAAATCCCGATGACGGTGAAAGAGATATTGGCCGATAAGTCCATCGCCTACCCCCTGACCCGGGCTATGTGCGCCCCGGTCGGCGATGGGGCAGCCGCGGCCATTGTCTGCTCGGAGAATTTTTTAAAAAAACTCTCCGTCCCGTGGGCCATAAAAATCAGGGCCTCGGTCTTGGGGCAGGGTTCGGACCGCGATTTGGACGGCACGGACATCGGAGAAAGGCTTTCCAAGGAGGCCTATGCGGCGGCCGGAGTCGGTCCGGAAGCTATCGATCTGGCGGAAGTGCATGACGCTACGGCTTATGGCGAACTGCATCAGACCGAGGTGATGGGTTTTTGCCCGGCCGGGCAGGGAGGACCCTTTGCCGAATCCGGGGACACCACCCTGGGAGGATCGAAACCGATCAACACCAGTGGCGGTTTGGAATGCCGGGGACACCCCATCGGTGCTTCGGGCCTGGCCCAAATCTACGAACTGGTCGAGCAGCTCCGGGGCCGGGCCGGAAAACGCCAGGTAGACAAAGCGCGTATTGCCTTAGCGGAAAACGGCGGCGGCAACATCGGAGTGGAAGAGGCGGCGATGTGCATCCATATATTGGAAAAGGTGTAA
- a CDS encoding SCP2 sterol-binding domain-containing protein: protein MAVFQNTEQMYDVLGTLFRTLEADPGFGPKFKQENINIHFIINDPEGEIWITPKEVICGPADLTAQVQMTLSGDTCHLFWQKKINLPIALAKGKIKAKGSMPKIMKLLPMLKPAYEMYPDLARGKGIPLDV, encoded by the coding sequence ATGGCTGTCTTTCAAAACACGGAACAGATGTATGACGTCCTGGGGACCCTGTTTAGAACCTTGGAGGCCGATCCCGGGTTCGGACCTAAATTCAAACAGGAAAACATCAATATCCACTTTATCATCAATGATCCCGAAGGCGAGATCTGGATCACCCCGAAAGAGGTCATCTGCGGTCCGGCCGATTTGACCGCCCAGGTCCAGATGACCCTCTCCGGCGACACCTGCCACCTTTTCTGGCAGAAAAAAATCAACCTGCCCATCGCCCTGGCCAAGGGAAAGATCAAGGCCAAAGGCTCCATGCCCAAGATCATGAAGCTGTTGCCCATGCTCAAACCGGCCTATGAAATGTATCCGGATTTGGCCCGGGGCAAAGGCATACCCTTAGATGTTTGA
- a CDS encoding pyruvate carboxylase subunit B, protein MKDVILDGPKNPIKVQDNTFRDGHQSLLATRMRTEDMLPIAEKMDEMGFWAMEVWGGATFDTTHRFLGEDPFERLKTLKKYIKKTPLTMLLRGQNLVGYRNYADDVCRLFVDKSCEAGMDVFRVFDALNDFRNFETCVERIKANGKHFQAAICYSLTERSLGGPVFNMEYYITKAKELENMGADTLCIKDMAGIMAPYDMAWLIQELKKNIKIPIHLHTHYTSGMASMTYLKAIEAGVDIIDTCLAPFALRTSMPAIEPIVAALRGTSRDPGLSLNALLEMGEYLETIAPKYANFLATNRMSVIDTAVLVHQVPGGMISNLVSQLKEAKALHRLNEVYAEIPITRKELGTPPLVTPTSQIVGVQAVMNVLFGKYKMITNQVKDMVYGLYGKTPTPIDPEIQKIVLKNYKRGQTPVTGRAADYLDPELEEARQKIGTLAKDDFDLLIYALYPTTGEQFLKSKYGVE, encoded by the coding sequence ATGAAGGATGTTATTTTGGATGGTCCTAAAAATCCCATTAAGGTTCAGGACAATACCTTTCGAGACGGCCATCAATCCTTACTGGCCACCCGGATGCGGACCGAAGATATGCTGCCCATTGCCGAGAAGATGGACGAAATGGGCTTCTGGGCCATGGAGGTCTGGGGCGGAGCAACTTTTGATACCACGCACCGTTTCCTGGGGGAGGACCCCTTTGAAAGGCTGAAGACACTAAAGAAATATATCAAAAAGACCCCCTTAACCATGCTCCTGCGGGGCCAGAACCTGGTGGGCTACCGCAATTATGCCGATGATGTCTGCCGGCTTTTTGTGGACAAGTCCTGTGAAGCCGGAATGGACGTCTTCCGGGTCTTTGATGCCTTAAACGACTTCCGCAATTTTGAAACCTGCGTGGAAAGGATTAAGGCGAATGGAAAACATTTTCAGGCTGCTATTTGTTATTCCTTAACCGAAAGGTCCCTGGGGGGCCCGGTTTTTAATATGGAATATTATATCACTAAGGCCAAAGAGTTGGAAAACATGGGGGCCGATACCCTGTGTATTAAAGACATGGCCGGGATCATGGCCCCTTATGACATGGCTTGGTTGATCCAGGAACTGAAGAAAAATATCAAAATCCCGATCCATCTCCATACCCATTATACCAGCGGTATGGCCTCCATGACCTACTTGAAGGCCATTGAAGCCGGGGTGGATATTATCGACACCTGCCTGGCCCCCTTTGCCCTGCGGACTTCCATGCCGGCCATCGAACCCATTGTGGCCGCCTTACGGGGGACTTCCCGTGATCCGGGCCTGAGCCTGAATGCCCTCCTGGAAATGGGGGAGTATCTGGAAACGATCGCCCCCAAGTATGCCAATTTCCTGGCCACCAACCGGATGTCCGTTATCGATACGGCCGTCTTGGTCCATCAGGTACCGGGCGGGATGATCTCCAATCTGGTCAGCCAGCTCAAAGAGGCCAAGGCCCTGCACCGCCTGAATGAAGTCTATGCCGAGATCCCTATCACCCGCAAGGAATTGGGCACACCGCCCCTGGTCACCCCGACCTCCCAGATCGTCGGCGTCCAGGCGGTCATGAATGTCCTTTTCGGCAAATATAAAATGATTACCAATCAGGTCAAAGACATGGTCTATGGACTTTATGGAAAAACCCCGACCCCCATCGATCCCGAGATCCAGAAAATAGTCCTTAAGAACTATAAACGAGGACAGACCCCGGTCACCGGCCGGGCCGCCGATTATCTGGATCCGGAACTGGAAGAGGCCAGACAGAAAATAGGGACCTTGGCCAAAGATGATTTTGATCTCCTGATCTATGCCCTTTATCCTACTACGGGCGAACAATTTTTAAAATCGAAATACGGGGTAGAATAA
- a CDS encoding SDR family oxidoreductase → MDNRKTIFITGAASGIGKATALFFARKGWFVGIFDRDQERLLSLQADIGIDHCLLKVMDVTDPKSVENTMEAFAGATNGRMDVLFNNAGVLQMGPNENIPLKAQQEIVDVNLKGVLNCTHYALPCLKNTAGSRIINMSSASAFYGIPELAVYSATKHALSALTEALDLELEPYGLSVCDIQAPYVQTPMILKAEKKAFSVNKMGIKLSPDQIAAAVWKAAHRKKLHWKLGGPAIYFLLFLFWAFPFSKRSLVKSLALSPAKP, encoded by the coding sequence ATGGATAATCGAAAAACGATCTTTATCACCGGGGCCGCCTCGGGTATCGGAAAAGCGACGGCCCTGTTTTTCGCCCGGAAAGGCTGGTTTGTGGGGATCTTTGACCGGGACCAGGAGCGGTTGTTATCCTTGCAAGCGGACATCGGTATCGACCATTGTCTTCTCAAGGTCATGGATGTGACGGATCCGAAAAGCGTGGAAAATACTATGGAGGCCTTTGCCGGGGCGACCAATGGGCGGATGGACGTTTTGTTTAATAATGCCGGGGTCCTGCAGATGGGGCCGAATGAAAATATTCCGTTGAAGGCCCAGCAAGAGATCGTGGACGTCAATCTCAAAGGGGTCCTGAACTGCACCCATTATGCCCTGCCCTGTTTAAAAAACACGGCCGGCTCCCGGATCATCAATATGTCTTCGGCCTCGGCCTTTTACGGCATCCCGGAGCTGGCCGTCTATTCGGCCACCAAACATGCCTTGAGTGCTTTAACCGAGGCCCTGGACCTTGAACTGGAGCCTTACGGTCTATCAGTCTGCGATATCCAGGCCCCTTATGTCCAAACCCCCATGATCCTTAAGGCGGAGAAGAAAGCCTTCAGCGTCAACAAGATGGGCATAAAATTATCTCCGGATCAAATCGCCGCCGCCGTCTGGAAAGCGGCCCACCGGAAAAAACTGCATTGGAAATTAGGCGGTCCGGCCATTTATTTTTTACTTTTTTTATTTTGGGCCTTTCCTTTTTCCAAGCGGAGTCTGGTCAAATCCCTGGCCCTTTCCCCGGCTAAACCGTAA
- the phoU gene encoding phosphate signaling complex protein PhoU has protein sequence MTVFEEELKDLRVKILKMGSLVEEAIGKAIQALVDRDSELANKVIESDDRINTLDVEIDEECIRLIALRQPTAGDLRFVTMAMKITTDLERIGDYAVDICERALELNEEPQLKPYIDLPRMADIAQGMVHDALQSFLDRDTALAYGVVNRDDEVDQLTVQIFNELLFFMIKDNTTISRAIKISYISKYLERVADHATNIAEMVVYMTEGRMIRHTQPPEA, from the coding sequence ATGACCGTCTTTGAAGAAGAATTGAAGGACCTGAGGGTTAAAATCCTCAAAATGGGCTCCCTGGTGGAAGAGGCCATTGGTAAAGCGATACAGGCCCTGGTGGACCGGGACAGCGAACTGGCCAACAAGGTGATTGAAAGTGATGACCGGATCAACACCCTTGATGTGGAAATAGACGAAGAATGCATCCGGCTCATTGCCCTCCGGCAGCCCACGGCCGGGGATTTGCGGTTCGTCACCATGGCCATGAAGATTACCACCGATCTGGAACGGATCGGTGATTATGCCGTCGATATCTGTGAACGGGCCTTGGAGCTCAACGAGGAACCACAACTCAAGCCCTATATCGATCTTCCCCGTATGGCCGATATCGCCCAGGGCATGGTCCATGATGCCCTGCAATCCTTTCTGGATCGGGATACCGCCCTGGCCTATGGAGTGGTCAACAGGGACGATGAGGTCGATCAGCTTACTGTGCAGATCTTCAATGAACTCCTTTTTTTCATGATCAAGGACAATACGACCATCAGCCGGGCCATTAAGATTTCCTACATCTCCAAATATCTGGAACGGGTTGCCGACCACGCCACCAATATCGCCGAAATGGTGGTCTATATGACCGAGGGCCGCATGATCCGCCACACCCAACCTCCGGAAGCCTGA
- a CDS encoding DUF2889 domain-containing protein, which produces MRTLKELIKEAPVHERKLTIHTCPLEDGRVIVEGWLRDERLVFGYHRDGSPRPAGVVHWMGVRLLIGDRPLTILEAEAEMPTTPHELCPTVAETVKKIVGLPIVSGFSDQVRKKLGGVEGCSHMMHLVLAMGPAALHGYWAAQSREPYPVPRSFEEIPGLPYLINSCQLWKKDGPLIQEIREKFRKLKV; this is translated from the coding sequence ATGCGCACCTTGAAAGAACTGATCAAAGAAGCCCCGGTCCATGAACGAAAGCTCACGATCCATACCTGTCCTCTGGAAGATGGCCGGGTGATTGTAGAAGGCTGGCTCCGGGATGAACGGCTGGTATTCGGTTACCACCGCGATGGCAGTCCCCGGCCGGCGGGGGTGGTCCATTGGATGGGCGTTCGTTTGCTGATCGGTGACCGACCGTTGACCATTCTCGAGGCCGAAGCGGAGATGCCCACCACTCCCCATGAGTTATGCCCGACCGTGGCCGAGACGGTCAAGAAGATAGTCGGTTTGCCCATTGTCTCGGGATTCAGCGATCAGGTCCGCAAAAAGCTGGGCGGGGTGGAGGGGTGCAGCCACATGATGCACCTGGTCCTGGCCATGGGACCGGCGGCCTTGCACGGCTATTGGGCCGCCCAAAGCCGGGAGCCCTATCCGGTCCCCCGTTCCTTTGAAGAGATCCCCGGGCTCCCTTATCTGATCAATAGTTGTCAATTATGGAAAAAAGACGGCCCCTTGATTCAGGAGATCCGGGAAAAATTCCGCAAACTGAAGGTTTAA